From Acidobacteriota bacterium, one genomic window encodes:
- a CDS encoding 4-hydroxy-tetrahydrodipicolinate synthase → MELMGCGTALVTPFRSDLSVDESALRSLVEWQIASGIGFLIPCGTTGEAATLSEQEWLRVVEVTAEVAAGRVPVFGGCTSNATHDAVAKAKKLARVKGLTGILTANPYYNKPGQEGQYQHFRAIAESMDLPVLLYNIPGRTAVNLEPATVLRLAEIANIVGVKESSGNIAQITELVTTVPAGFKVLAGDDSMALPVLALGGAGVVSVASNVIPAEMSVMIRAAADGDWATARSVNKRYFRLMQAHFWEPSPAPVKAVMKMIGRGEELLRLPMVPVTDATRKRLEALVSELGLMPAAREELKAS, encoded by the coding sequence ATGGAATTGATGGGCTGTGGAACGGCGCTGGTGACTCCTTTCCGGAGCGATCTGAGCGTCGACGAGAGCGCGCTGCGATCGCTGGTGGAGTGGCAGATCGCGAGCGGCATTGGGTTTCTGATTCCGTGCGGGACGACGGGCGAGGCCGCGACGCTGAGCGAGCAGGAGTGGCTGCGCGTGGTTGAGGTCACGGCGGAGGTGGCTGCGGGCCGCGTTCCGGTCTTTGGCGGATGCACGAGCAATGCGACGCACGACGCGGTCGCGAAGGCGAAGAAGCTGGCGCGGGTGAAGGGGCTGACGGGCATCCTGACGGCGAACCCCTACTACAACAAGCCGGGGCAGGAGGGCCAGTATCAGCACTTCCGCGCGATCGCGGAGTCGATGGACCTGCCGGTGCTGCTCTACAACATCCCCGGCCGCACGGCGGTGAACCTTGAGCCGGCGACGGTGCTGCGGCTGGCGGAGATTGCGAACATCGTGGGTGTGAAGGAGTCGAGCGGAAACATTGCGCAGATCACGGAGCTCGTGACGACGGTCCCGGCTGGGTTCAAGGTGCTGGCCGGCGACGACTCGATGGCGCTGCCGGTACTGGCGCTGGGCGGGGCTGGCGTGGTGTCGGTGGCCTCGAACGTTATTCCTGCGGAGATGTCGGTAATGATTCGTGCCGCGGCAGACGGCGATTGGGCGACAGCGCGCAGCGTCAACAAGCGCTACTTCCGGCTGATGCAGGCGCACTTCTGGGAGCCGAGTCCGGCGCCGGTGAAGGCTGTGATGAAGATGATTGGGCGCGGCGAGGAGCTGTTACGCCTACCGATGGTTCCGGTGACCGATGCGACGCGGAAGAGGCTTGAGGCGCTGGTCAGCGAGTTGGGGTTGATGCCAGCGGCGCGCGAAGAGTTGAAGGCGTCCTGA
- a CDS encoding patatin-like phospholipase family protein has protein sequence MAIAFPMLGANAVAQPSRSVQQTQSIATAVSPHAVPPPRVAGDRKKIGLVFEGGGALGLAHIGVIRWMEQHHIPVDYISGTSMGGLVGGLYASGLSPDEIDEFVRNIDWATVLSGQVPFQALSYRRKEDKLVFPNRIEFGLKKGFSLPSGLNSGAAVNLLFDRTMLPYWDLKSFDDLPIPFRCVATELNTGQAHVFEDGSLPRALRSTMSIPGVFAPVRVGNDLYSDGAAVDNLPVDVARSMGGEVIISSYLNVGPPAPGSLNSLVGVAGRNVSIMVAANEINSLKNSDIVISSDVSKFGALEFAKSNEIIPKGEQAAELEAAALEKYALNDADWAAYVAERQARRRTMVPQPQFIEILGLTGVQQKEVDARFEKYVGHPVDPEKIEQSIADLQGTGLYSTINYNIVERNGKKGLLVRALTKDYGPPFMNAGLTILANDSNDVQLGAGVRATFFNVLGPGSELRVDGALGQPAGLSGELFKPVKPGSKAFVAPHAYITHQINPYYQGSEQLDQYKERRNGLGVDLGYMFNAKTELRLGEDVQWFSEHRTIGTALGNEFSIVPFVTKVRFQYLGQNDMLVPSSGSLASATYNYYTSQPAGVGGYSQMSGRLEHFFPIGERGILFGTAQGGTSFGATNLGLAGLALGGPLRLAAYGRNELLGTDYYLGQAGYLQRLAQLNPVFADAIYVGGMYETGKMYGGNAQTPKRPNDVAAFGVIKTWIGPVYGGISIGDSDHRKWFFGLGRVF, from the coding sequence TTGGCAATCGCATTCCCTATGCTGGGTGCCAACGCCGTCGCGCAGCCGTCTCGATCCGTGCAGCAGACTCAGTCGATAGCGACTGCTGTATCCCCGCATGCGGTTCCTCCGCCCCGGGTTGCCGGGGACCGGAAGAAGATTGGGCTGGTGTTTGAGGGCGGCGGCGCGCTGGGGCTGGCGCATATCGGCGTGATCCGGTGGATGGAGCAGCACCATATTCCTGTCGATTACATCTCGGGAACAAGCATGGGAGGGCTGGTTGGCGGTTTGTATGCTTCGGGCCTGAGTCCGGACGAGATCGATGAATTTGTGCGGAACATTGACTGGGCCACTGTGCTGAGCGGCCAGGTGCCTTTTCAGGCGCTGAGCTATCGCCGCAAGGAAGACAAGCTGGTGTTTCCCAACCGCATCGAGTTTGGGCTGAAGAAAGGGTTCAGCCTGCCAAGTGGCCTCAACTCCGGCGCCGCGGTGAATCTTCTGTTCGACCGCACGATGCTGCCGTACTGGGACCTGAAGAGTTTCGACGACCTTCCGATCCCGTTTCGCTGCGTTGCCACAGAATTGAACACGGGGCAGGCGCACGTCTTCGAGGACGGCTCACTGCCGCGCGCGCTGCGCTCGACGATGTCGATCCCGGGAGTGTTTGCGCCGGTTCGCGTGGGCAACGATCTGTACTCCGATGGCGCGGCCGTGGACAACCTTCCGGTCGATGTTGCACGGTCGATGGGCGGCGAGGTGATTATCTCGTCGTATCTGAACGTGGGGCCGCCTGCTCCGGGCTCTCTCAATTCGCTCGTCGGCGTTGCCGGCCGCAACGTTTCGATCATGGTGGCGGCGAACGAGATCAACAGCCTGAAGAACTCGGACATCGTGATCTCGTCGGATGTGAGCAAGTTCGGCGCGCTTGAATTTGCCAAGAGCAATGAGATCATCCCGAAGGGAGAGCAGGCTGCGGAGCTTGAGGCCGCCGCTCTCGAAAAGTATGCGTTGAACGACGCCGATTGGGCGGCTTACGTTGCCGAGCGGCAGGCGCGGCGGCGAACCATGGTGCCGCAACCGCAGTTCATCGAGATCCTCGGCCTTACCGGGGTGCAGCAGAAGGAGGTCGATGCGCGTTTCGAGAAGTATGTCGGCCATCCGGTAGATCCGGAGAAGATCGAACAGAGCATCGCCGATCTTCAGGGGACGGGTCTCTACTCAACGATCAACTACAACATCGTCGAGCGAAACGGAAAGAAGGGGCTGCTGGTGCGGGCGCTCACGAAGGACTACGGTCCGCCGTTCATGAACGCCGGGTTGACGATCCTCGCGAACGATTCCAACGACGTTCAACTTGGCGCCGGGGTACGCGCAACATTCTTCAATGTTCTGGGGCCCGGCTCGGAGCTGCGCGTGGATGGCGCCCTGGGACAGCCGGCCGGGCTGAGCGGAGAATTGTTCAAGCCGGTCAAGCCGGGGTCGAAGGCCTTTGTCGCGCCGCACGCCTACATCACGCACCAGATCAACCCGTACTATCAGGGCAGCGAGCAGTTGGACCAGTACAAGGAGCGCCGTAACGGGCTCGGCGTCGACCTGGGTTATATGTTCAACGCGAAGACCGAGCTCCGATTGGGCGAAGACGTTCAGTGGTTCAGCGAGCACCGGACGATCGGCACTGCCCTTGGGAACGAGTTCAGCATCGTGCCCTTCGTCACGAAGGTGAGATTTCAATACTTGGGCCAGAATGACATGCTGGTCCCATCGAGCGGAAGCCTCGCATCGGCGACTTACAACTACTACACATCGCAGCCTGCGGGTGTTGGCGGCTATTCGCAGATGAGCGGTCGTCTGGAGCACTTCTTCCCGATCGGCGAGCGAGGGATTCTATTCGGCACGGCGCAGGGCGGCACCAGCTTTGGAGCAACCAACCTCGGCCTGGCGGGTCTGGCGCTGGGTGGGCCGTTACGGCTGGCGGCCTACGGACGCAACGAACTCCTGGGCACGGACTACTATCTCGGCCAGGCCGGCTACTTGCAGAGGCTGGCGCAGTTGAATCCCGTGTTCGCCGATGCGATCTATGTTGGCGGCATGTACGAGACTGGAAAGATGTACGGCGGCAATGCGCAAACGCCAAAGCGGCCAAACGACGTGGCCGCATTCGGCGTTATCAAGACGTGGATCGGGCCAGTTTATGGCGGCATCAGCATCGGCGACAGCGACCACCGCAAGTGGTTCTTCGGGTTGGGAAGGGTCTTCTGA
- a CDS encoding aminopeptidase: MSVAEVVVAKKFAALSLDEKLDRLAEVAVKVGLGLKPGQELIMSAPMEALPLARKITEQAYKAGALLVTTLYADDPSTLARYEHAQDASFDYAPAWLQEGVANGFRSGAARLAIAGANPALLSKQDPKKVSRANVAASKAGKPAMELITRHEINWTIVAAATPEWATLVFPDDREDIAVVKLWEAIFAASRVNVDDPVAEWKQHGERLKKRVEFLNAKRYAALHFKSADGGTDLKVGLADNHLWAGGGTTAGNGVYCQPNIPTEECFTTPHKDRVDGVVKASKPLSHQGTLIENIAVRFEGGRIVEARATAGEDVLNRLISTDDGARRLGEVALVPHNSPIAESGILFWNTLFDENAASHIALGQAYSTCLIGGEKMTSEELAKLGANESLIHVDWMIGSAEMDVDGIAADGTAEPLMRKGAWV, from the coding sequence ATGAGCGTAGCTGAGGTAGTTGTCGCGAAGAAGTTTGCCGCCCTTTCGCTGGATGAGAAGCTGGACCGTCTGGCTGAGGTCGCTGTGAAGGTCGGTCTTGGACTGAAGCCGGGGCAGGAGCTGATTATGTCGGCCCCGATGGAGGCCCTGCCGCTGGCGCGCAAGATCACAGAGCAGGCTTACAAGGCAGGCGCGCTGCTGGTGACGACGCTCTATGCCGACGATCCGAGCACGCTGGCACGCTATGAGCATGCGCAGGATGCGAGCTTCGATTATGCTCCTGCGTGGTTGCAGGAGGGCGTTGCGAATGGCTTCCGTAGCGGCGCGGCGCGGCTGGCGATCGCGGGCGCGAACCCGGCGCTGCTGTCGAAGCAGGACCCGAAGAAGGTCTCGCGCGCGAACGTCGCGGCATCGAAGGCGGGCAAGCCGGCGATGGAACTGATTACGCGCCACGAGATCAACTGGACGATCGTCGCGGCGGCGACGCCGGAGTGGGCGACGCTGGTGTTTCCGGACGATCGTGAAGACATTGCGGTGGTGAAGCTGTGGGAGGCGATCTTCGCGGCCTCGCGTGTGAACGTCGACGACCCGGTCGCGGAGTGGAAGCAGCATGGCGAACGGTTGAAGAAACGCGTCGAGTTTTTGAATGCGAAGCGGTATGCGGCGCTGCACTTCAAGTCGGCCGATGGCGGCACGGACCTGAAGGTGGGGCTTGCGGACAATCATCTGTGGGCGGGCGGCGGAACGACTGCGGGCAACGGTGTGTACTGCCAGCCGAACATTCCGACGGAGGAGTGCTTTACGACTCCGCACAAGGACCGCGTGGACGGCGTGGTGAAGGCGTCGAAGCCGCTCTCGCACCAGGGCACCTTGATTGAGAACATCGCCGTGCGGTTTGAGGGCGGCAGGATCGTCGAAGCGAGGGCGACGGCGGGCGAGGACGTGCTGAATCGGCTGATCTCGACCGACGACGGCGCGCGGCGGCTGGGCGAGGTGGCACTGGTGCCGCACAACTCACCGATCGCCGAGAGCGGGATATTGTTCTGGAACACGCTGTTCGACGAGAACGCGGCGAGCCACATTGCGCTGGGGCAGGCGTATTCGACGTGCCTGATCGGAGGCGAGAAGATGACCTCGGAGGAGTTGGCGAAGCTGGGCGCGAACGAGAGCCTGATCCACGTGGACTGGATGATCGGTTCGGCGGAGATGGACGTGGACGGCATTGCAGCGGATGGAACCGCGGAGCCGTTGATGCGCAAGGGTGCGTGGGTTTAG
- a CDS encoding GNAT family N-acetyltransferase translates to MATTATEKGALTVREITVADAAVVAGLSGQLGYETSAVEMEQRLRQVLPLRTGHAALVACLNGEVVGWIEAEVAYHLQTPPHALITGFVVKDGVRSLGVGARLCAEVEAWSRRQGADVIRVTSRMTRERAHRFYLREGYTQIKTSAVFEKTLY, encoded by the coding sequence ATGGCAACGACCGCGACTGAGAAGGGCGCGCTTACTGTGCGCGAGATAACTGTTGCCGATGCTGCGGTTGTAGCCGGGCTCAGCGGGCAACTGGGGTACGAGACATCTGCCGTCGAGATGGAGCAGAGGCTGCGGCAGGTACTTCCGCTGCGCACGGGACATGCGGCGCTGGTGGCATGTCTCAATGGCGAAGTGGTGGGATGGATCGAAGCAGAGGTGGCATACCATCTGCAAACGCCTCCTCATGCGCTGATTACCGGGTTTGTCGTGAAGGACGGGGTGCGGTCGCTTGGGGTCGGTGCCCGTCTGTGCGCGGAGGTGGAGGCGTGGAGCAGGCGTCAGGGAGCCGATGTGATTCGAGTCACCTCGCGCATGACACGCGAGCGTGCGCACCGCTTCTACTTGCGCGAGGGATATACGCAGATCAAGACCTCGGCGGTATTTGAAAAGACACTCTACTGA
- a CDS encoding ribonuclease J, whose product MAQDKLKLIPLGGLGEFGMNCMVLRWQDDIIVIDAGLMFPEEELLGVDIVVPDISYLTENRDKVRGIVLTHGHEDHIGGLPWILSELNVPVYGTEFTLAYVEGKLEEHNLLDDADLQEIIPGHRVTLGPFSIMPIRVTHSLVDCVALAIHTPVGVVLHTGDFKVDLSPPDGKPFDLHAFAELGKQGVLCLLQDSTNVDRRGYTPSEKAVRPRLDEIFQQTQKKLFFSCFSSSIHRIRLAMELAAEHGRKVAIIGRSLDNSTEIAQDLGYIEPAPGLIINPGQIRDFASDKLCIMITGTQGEPMSALSRAAVNNHKHAKIDAGDTVLMSSRVIPGNEKSIYRVIDHLERRDAKVIYDDGASGLIHVSGHGSQEELRLMINLVRPKFFIPVHGDYRHLKRHAELASSLGAIEKAVLLEDGDVLELDRDSATKTGQVTVGRVCIDSGGSAADVVEDLVIRDRRHLSEDGIVLPIIAINKMTGRLENAPEIVMRGMAIAEEGMIAEARQIVQRTLDGSSAEERADYGVIKEKIRTDLKRFIQKSTSRRPLIMPVVLEI is encoded by the coding sequence ATGGCACAAGATAAGTTGAAGCTGATTCCTCTGGGTGGACTGGGCGAGTTCGGAATGAACTGCATGGTTCTCCGCTGGCAGGATGACATCATCGTCATCGACGCCGGGCTGATGTTTCCTGAAGAAGAGCTGCTGGGCGTCGACATCGTTGTTCCCGACATCAGTTACCTGACCGAGAACCGCGACAAAGTGCGCGGCATCGTGCTGACGCACGGCCATGAGGACCACATCGGCGGGCTGCCGTGGATCCTGTCGGAACTGAATGTTCCGGTGTATGGCACGGAGTTCACGCTGGCCTACGTCGAGGGCAAGCTCGAAGAGCACAACCTGTTGGACGATGCCGATCTGCAGGAGATCATCCCCGGGCATCGCGTCACGCTTGGGCCGTTCTCGATCATGCCCATTCGCGTCACGCACTCGCTGGTTGACTGCGTAGCACTGGCAATCCACACGCCGGTGGGCGTAGTGCTGCATACAGGCGATTTCAAGGTGGATCTTTCGCCGCCGGACGGCAAGCCGTTCGACCTGCACGCCTTTGCTGAGTTGGGCAAGCAGGGTGTTCTCTGCCTGCTTCAGGACTCGACCAACGTGGACCGTCGCGGCTACACGCCGAGCGAGAAGGCGGTAAGGCCGCGGCTCGACGAGATCTTCCAGCAGACGCAGAAGAAGCTGTTCTTCAGCTGCTTCTCGTCGTCGATCCATCGCATACGGCTGGCGATGGAGCTTGCGGCGGAGCATGGGCGTAAGGTGGCGATCATCGGGCGGTCGCTGGACAATTCGACGGAGATTGCGCAGGACCTTGGGTATATCGAGCCTGCGCCGGGGTTGATCATCAATCCGGGCCAGATACGCGACTTCGCCTCGGACAAGCTGTGCATCATGATTACGGGCACGCAGGGCGAGCCGATGAGTGCGTTGAGTCGCGCCGCGGTGAACAACCACAAGCACGCGAAGATCGATGCGGGCGACACGGTGTTGATGAGCTCGCGCGTGATTCCGGGCAACGAGAAGTCCATCTATCGGGTGATCGACCACCTGGAGCGCCGCGACGCGAAGGTGATCTACGACGATGGTGCCTCGGGGCTGATCCATGTGAGCGGTCACGGCAGCCAGGAGGAGCTGCGGTTGATGATTAACCTGGTCCGGCCGAAGTTTTTCATCCCGGTGCACGGCGACTATCGCCACCTGAAGCGCCACGCGGAGCTGGCTTCGTCACTGGGGGCTATCGAGAAGGCAGTGTTGCTGGAGGACGGCGATGTGCTGGAGCTGGATCGCGACTCGGCGACGAAGACCGGCCAGGTAACGGTGGGCCGCGTCTGCATCGACTCGGGCGGATCGGCGGCCGACGTCGTGGAAGACCTTGTGATCCGCGATCGCAGACACCTGAGCGAAGACGGCATCGTGCTTCCCATCATCGCGATCAACAAGATGACGGGAAGGCTGGAGAATGCGCCGGAGATCGTGATGCGAGGCATGGCCATCGCTGAGGAGGGGATGATCGCAGAGGCGCGGCAGATCGTTCAGCGCACGCTCGATGGCTCGTCCGCGGAAGAGCGTGCGGATTACGGCGTCATCAAGGAGAAGATTCGCACCGACCTGAAGCGGTTCATCCAGAAGAGTACGAGCCGGCGTCCGCTGATTATGCCGGTGGTGCTTGAGATCTGA
- a CDS encoding 2,3,4,5-tetrahydropyridine-2,6-dicarboxylate N-succinyltransferase, which yields MNLNGSLQEKIEHWFAQGAEAVGNKDAEAAFFALRDALEAGTLRSAEPDASEALSWRVNAWVKRGILLGFRLGQMVEMGCADGFRFVDKATYPARRFKAADGVRVVPGGSSVRSGAYLAKGVVVMPPAYVNVGAYVDEGTMVDSHALVGSCAQIGRRVHLSAAAQIGGVLEPVNASPVIIEDDALVGGNTGVYEGTIVRRRAVIAAGTVLTRGTPVYDLVKGEVYKASAESPLVIPEGAVVVPGSRAVTKGKGAEWGLSVAAPVIVKYRDEKTELSLVLEDVLR from the coding sequence GTGAATTTGAACGGTTCGTTGCAGGAGAAGATTGAGCACTGGTTTGCCCAGGGTGCCGAGGCGGTTGGAAACAAGGACGCGGAGGCGGCCTTCTTTGCGCTGCGCGATGCGCTGGAGGCGGGGACGCTGCGTTCGGCGGAGCCCGATGCGTCTGAGGCGCTGAGCTGGCGCGTGAATGCGTGGGTGAAGCGCGGCATTCTGCTTGGCTTCCGGCTGGGGCAGATGGTGGAGATGGGGTGTGCAGACGGCTTCCGCTTTGTGGACAAGGCGACGTATCCGGCGCGGCGGTTCAAGGCCGCCGACGGCGTGCGCGTGGTGCCGGGCGGCTCGAGCGTGCGCAGCGGGGCGTACCTTGCGAAGGGCGTCGTCGTGATGCCGCCGGCGTATGTGAACGTCGGCGCGTATGTGGACGAGGGCACGATGGTGGACTCGCACGCGCTGGTGGGAAGCTGTGCGCAGATCGGCAGGCGCGTGCACCTGAGCGCGGCGGCGCAGATTGGCGGCGTGCTGGAGCCGGTGAACGCGAGCCCGGTGATCATTGAGGACGATGCGCTGGTGGGCGGCAATACCGGCGTCTACGAAGGGACGATCGTGCGCAGGCGCGCCGTGATCGCGGCGGGGACAGTGTTGACCCGCGGCACGCCAGTCTACGATCTCGTCAAGGGCGAGGTGTACAAGGCGAGCGCTGAATCTCCGCTGGTGATTCCCGAGGGCGCGGTGGTGGTGCCAGGTTCGCGCGCGGTGACGAAGGGCAAGGGCGCGGAGTGGGGGCTGAGCGTGGCGGCCCCGGTGATCGTGAAGTATCGCGACGAGAAGACGGAGCTGTCGCTGGTGCTGGAGGATGTGCTGCGGTAG
- a CDS encoding threonine/serine dehydratase → MSEFVNFDEIKAAQQRIADVAVRTPLYRVERARLRIAKIAEPAFDLYIKAENEQPIGSFKLRGAYNMVSQLSPDALKRGVITYSSGNHAQGVAYAARALGAKAVIVMPSNAPEVKKAATRALGAEIVEVGPASSERRLKAEELVAKHGYAMIPPYDAREIVAGQATCGLEIVEQLPDVDLILSPVSGGGLLSGVATGVKLAVDHGLAKPSVQVWGVEPELAADAKESFYAKALVEWPAEKTTRTIGDGLRTQSMGGLNFAHVLKYVDGIVTVAEDEILAALRMVLAATKLVAEPSGAVTLAAALFHAYELPRASKVAVILSGGNLEPALRERLEAELAAEQPA, encoded by the coding sequence ATGAGCGAATTCGTAAACTTTGACGAAATCAAGGCCGCACAACAACGCATTGCAGACGTGGCTGTGCGCACACCGCTCTATCGCGTGGAGCGCGCAAGGCTTCGCATCGCGAAGATTGCCGAGCCTGCGTTCGACCTGTACATCAAGGCCGAGAACGAGCAGCCGATCGGCAGCTTCAAGCTGCGCGGGGCCTACAACATGGTCTCGCAGCTTTCTCCGGATGCGTTGAAGCGCGGAGTGATTACGTACTCCAGCGGCAACCATGCGCAAGGCGTGGCCTATGCGGCTCGCGCTCTCGGAGCGAAGGCGGTGATCGTGATGCCGTCGAATGCGCCCGAGGTGAAGAAGGCCGCGACGCGCGCACTGGGTGCGGAGATCGTCGAGGTGGGCCCTGCATCGTCAGAGCGCAGGCTCAAGGCTGAAGAGCTTGTAGCAAAGCATGGCTATGCCATGATTCCGCCCTACGATGCGCGAGAGATTGTCGCTGGGCAGGCCACCTGCGGGCTGGAGATTGTCGAGCAGCTTCCCGACGTCGATCTCATCCTGTCGCCAGTGAGCGGCGGAGGCCTGTTGAGCGGAGTTGCCACGGGGGTAAAGCTGGCGGTTGACCATGGCCTGGCGAAGCCCAGCGTTCAGGTGTGGGGCGTCGAGCCGGAGCTGGCGGCAGACGCGAAGGAGAGTTTCTATGCGAAGGCGCTGGTGGAATGGCCGGCGGAGAAGACGACGCGCACCATCGGCGACGGCCTGCGTACGCAGAGCATGGGAGGGCTGAACTTCGCGCATGTGCTGAAGTACGTCGACGGCATTGTGACGGTGGCGGAGGACGAGATACTGGCCGCGTTGCGCATGGTTCTGGCGGCGACGAAGCTGGTGGCCGAGCCTAGCGGCGCGGTGACGCTGGCGGCGGCGCTGTTCCATGCTTATGAGCTACCCAGGGCCAGCAAAGTCGCGGTTATTCTGAGCGGCGGCAATCTGGAGCCTGCTCTGCGTGAGCGTCTTGAGGCGGAACTGGCAGCGGAACAGCCTGCCTGA
- a CDS encoding ferritin-like domain-containing protein, giving the protein MMRFESLIRKSANRRSFLKTGIAAGAASVGAGLLSGGTSAFGQDEDGRRDDLTRGDIAILRFLNALEQIEADLWIQYSELGGTQDNEVSGVGGGNPLYQGALQILDGDMSQYIHDNTDDEISHAAFLKAYLESKGSEAVDLTPFANIPGSTATGSTGKTRLTNLMKLTVDTSFWSRYRSITNPDFDPGSPFAQAVPSLNVGQHTAIPRTDADTAGSSLSSDNTKSITTHLQAIAFTAGFHFAFIEQGGTSLYPTLAQKVTNPEVLRILLSIGPSETMHFQTWQDKAGNALPLTDVDNGPGGTGATVTFTTLANAQGETNPESLNGDTLQANLIMPEPTHFLNKKFPPVAIIRPTTVKNSGAMAAVQAFVDDGLFIGQKNPQFLRLMRQLAEEADEARRR; this is encoded by the coding sequence ATGATGCGATTCGAATCATTGATCAGGAAATCCGCGAATCGGCGCTCGTTTTTGAAGACCGGAATCGCGGCAGGAGCAGCGTCAGTAGGAGCCGGCTTGTTGAGCGGTGGAACATCCGCATTTGGCCAGGACGAAGATGGAAGACGCGACGATCTCACACGAGGAGACATCGCGATTCTCCGGTTCCTGAACGCTCTGGAGCAGATCGAGGCCGATCTGTGGATCCAATACTCGGAACTCGGAGGAACCCAGGACAACGAAGTCTCCGGAGTGGGCGGAGGAAACCCGCTCTACCAGGGCGCACTTCAAATCCTCGATGGCGACATGTCCCAGTACATCCACGACAATACCGATGACGAAATCAGTCATGCCGCATTCCTCAAGGCCTATCTCGAATCGAAGGGTTCCGAGGCAGTCGATCTCACCCCCTTTGCCAACATCCCAGGCAGTACGGCAACAGGATCAACCGGCAAGACACGCCTCACTAATCTCATGAAGCTCACCGTCGACACCAGTTTCTGGTCTCGCTATCGCAGCATTACCAACCCCGACTTCGACCCGGGCTCTCCATTCGCCCAGGCCGTCCCCAGCTTGAACGTAGGCCAGCACACCGCAATTCCAAGAACCGACGCCGACACCGCCGGCAGCTCCCTCAGCAGCGACAACACAAAGAGCATCACCACCCATCTCCAGGCAATCGCCTTCACAGCCGGATTCCACTTTGCTTTCATCGAGCAGGGCGGCACCAGCCTCTATCCAACGCTGGCCCAGAAGGTCACCAATCCCGAAGTTCTCCGCATCCTGCTCAGCATCGGTCCAAGCGAAACCATGCACTTCCAGACCTGGCAGGACAAGGCAGGCAATGCCCTCCCCCTCACCGACGTCGACAACGGCCCCGGCGGAACCGGCGCCACCGTTACATTCACAACTCTCGCAAACGCCCAGGGAGAGACGAACCCCGAATCTCTCAACGGTGACACGTTGCAAGCCAACCTGATCATGCCCGAGCCAACCCACTTCCTCAACAAGAAGTTCCCACCCGTTGCGATCATTCGTCCAACCACGGTAAAAAACTCAGGAGCTATGGCTGCGGTTCAGGCGTTTGTCGATGACGGGCTCTTCATTGGTCAGAAGAATCCACAGTTTCTGCGGTTGATGCGCCAATTGGCCGAAGAAGCGGATGAGGCACGACGCCGCTGA
- a CDS encoding 4-hydroxy-tetrahydrodipicolinate reductase, giving the protein MRVLVLGQGKTGRLVAEVAAERGHGVHVLDAKENANAAALTPPFVAGFDVVIDFTTPEAVVQNMRAVLATGARMVVGTTGWYDALDKARDLVERKQAGLVYGTNFSIGVQVMFQMARKMGELLKTSGYTFEIEETHHVTKLDSPSGTALSLAQVVRSATGVADVPIRAHRVGDAAGLHVLEAKSAVDKLILTHDASSRRGFAEGAVRAAEWLSTRRGCYDFQDIYTQV; this is encoded by the coding sequence ATGCGGGTACTCGTGCTGGGGCAGGGGAAGACGGGCAGGCTTGTCGCCGAGGTGGCCGCCGAGCGCGGCCACGGCGTGCATGTGCTGGACGCGAAGGAGAACGCGAACGCCGCTGCGCTGACGCCTCCGTTTGTCGCGGGCTTCGACGTGGTGATCGACTTCACGACCCCTGAGGCCGTGGTGCAAAACATGCGCGCGGTGCTGGCGACGGGCGCGAGGATGGTGGTGGGAACGACGGGCTGGTACGACGCGCTGGACAAGGCGCGCGATCTGGTCGAGCGCAAGCAGGCGGGCCTGGTCTACGGCACGAACTTCTCCATCGGCGTGCAGGTGATGTTTCAGATGGCGAGGAAGATGGGCGAGCTGCTGAAGACCTCGGGCTACACCTTCGAGATCGAAGAGACGCACCATGTGACGAAGCTCGATTCGCCTTCGGGTACGGCACTCTCGCTGGCGCAGGTGGTGAGGTCGGCGACGGGCGTGGCCGATGTTCCGATCCGGGCGCATCGCGTGGGCGACGCCGCGGGTCTGCATGTGCTTGAAGCGAAAAGCGCCGTCGACAAGCTGATTTTGACGCATGACGCAAGCTCAAGGCGCGGCTTTGCCGAGGGTGCGGTGCGGGCAGCGGAGTGGCTGTCGACGCGGCGGGGCTGCTATGACTTTCAGGACATCTACACGCAGGTCTGA